The nucleotide sequence CACCGTTAATGGGCTCATAAAGTTTAATGTTTACATTTTTGCCGATAGCATTTTTAACATCTTCAGGTTTCTTTAGCGGTCTCTCAACACCTGGAGAAGATACTTCTAAAAAGTAGGGCTGTTCGATCGGATCAAGTTCATCTAATTTTTCACTTAATTGCTCACTAACTGTCCCGCATTCTTCAATATCTACGCCACTCGTGGAGTCGATATAAACACGCAGAAACCAGTTTTTACCCTCTTTAACAAATTCAACGTCAACAAGTTCAAGTCCTAGTTTTTCAACGATTGGGGTTACAAGCTCAGATGTGAGCTCTGTAATCTTCTGACTCATTGCTGCCCTCCTTCTAACTGAATGACCTTAAAACGTAACGAAAGAGTGGGGAGCCCCACTCTTTCGTCGACAGTTATTCATTCAACAGTATTTCCAAAAATACTATACCATAACCAGTAAAATACTGCAACTTTCAGAATGCTTCAAAAGCCCGTATTAGAACAGTGAAAGCTGGTTTGCATCAGGCAATCCTTCCAGACAACCTTGGTCATCTAAATACTCAATAATCGTCTTTGATAGCTTAGCTCGCTGCTGAAGATCTTCTTTTGAAAGAAATTCTCCTTGCTCTCTTGCTTTCACAATGTTAAGTGCTGCATTCGTCCCAAGTCCCGCTATCGAATTAAAAGGCGGAATAAGCGTATCGCCCTCAACTAAAAAGTCTGTTGCACTTGAACGGTACAAATCGATTTTTTGGAAGGAGAGTCCTCTTTCACACATCTCTAACGCCAGCTCAAGCACAGTTTGAAGATTCTTTTCTTTTGTAGAAGCATCTAGGCCTTTAGCCGAGATGTCCTCAATCTTTGTACGAAGTGCCTTTGAGCCTCGAATCATGGATTCTACATCAAAATCATCAGCTCTTACAGTGAAGTAAGCAGCATAGAACCAGATCGGATAATGCACTTTAAAATAAGCAATACGAACGGCCATTAAAACGTATGCAGCCGCATGGGCTTTCGGGAACATGTATTTAATCTTTAAACATGACCCAATATACCAGTCAGGAACATCATTTTGTTTCATCTCATCGATCCATTCATCAGGAAGACCTTTACCTTTACGTACACTTTCCATGATTTTAAAGGCTAGTGAAGGATCAAGGCCTTTGTAGATGAGGTAGACCATAATATCATCACGGCACCCGATAACATCTTTTAGTACACACGTTCCGTTTGCGATCAGTTCGTTGGCGTTGTTCAGCCAAACGTCTGTACCGTGTGATAATCCTGAGATCTGAACAAGCTCAGAAAATGTGCTTGGCTTTGTTTCTTCAAGCATCTGCCTTACAAACTTTGTTCCAAACTCTGGTATTCCAAGTGTACCTGTCTTACACATGATCTGTTCATCCGTAACACCTAACACTTCTGGTCCCGAGAAGATTTTCATTACTTCAGGGTCAGAAGCTGGAATGGTCTTCGGATCGATTCCGCTTAAATCTTGCAGCATACGGATAACGGTTGGATCATCGTGGCCTAATATATCAAGTTTTAACAGGTTATCGTGAATAGAATGGAAATCAAAGTGAGTTGTTTTCCACTCTGATGAGCTATCATCAGCTGGAAACTGAACAGGACAAAAATCATAAATATCCATATAATCAGGAACTACAATTATTCCGCCCGGATGCTGTCCGGTTGTTCTTTTTACCCCTGTACAGCCTGATACGAGACGGTCTACTTCTGCAGAACGAATGGTTAAGTTATGGTCACCCGCGTAACCTTTAACATAACCATAGGCAGTCTTTTCAGCAACAGTACCAATCGTACCCGCTCGATACACATATTCTTCACCAAACAGTTCTTTCGTGTAGTTATGTGCTCTTGGCTGATATTCGCCAGAGAAGTTCAAGTCAATATCGGGTACTTTGTCTCCTTTAAATCCTAAGAACGTTTCAAACGGAATATCTTGTCCATCTTTTATATATAGAACATTACATTCAGGACACTCTTTATCAGGCAGATCATAACCAGATCCGACGGTACCATCATTAAAGAAGTGTGACTCTTTGCAGTTCGGACAAACATAATGCGGAGGCAGCGGATTAACTTCTGTAATCTCAGTCATGGTCGCAACAAATGACGAACCTACTGATCCACGTGACCCTACAAGATATCCATCGATCAACGATTTTTTAACGAGCTTATGAGATATCAAGTAAATAACTGCAAAACCGTGTCCAATTATACTCTTTAGTTCTTTTTCCAGTCTTTTCTCAACGATTTCAGGAAGGTTTTCACCATATATACTTCTTGCACGGTCGTAACTCATCGATCGAACTTCATCATCCGCACCTTCGATTTTCGGTGTATAAAGATCGTCAGGTATCGGCTTGATCTCTTCAATACTGTCTGCAATATATCTAGTGTTTTCACAGACTACCTTTTCCGCTTTTTCTTCACCTAAGAAGGAGAACAAATCAATCATCTCATCCGTTGTCCGGAAATGAACTTCAGGAAGCGTTTGTCTGTTCAGCGGATTAGCTCCGCCTTGTGAAGAAATTAAAATCTTTCTGTAGATCGCATCTTCAGGATTTAAATAATGCACGTTTCCTGTTGCTACAACCGGTTTATTTAATTTCTCGCCTAACTGAACGATGTTGGAAAGAATATCTCTTAAGTTCATCTCATCAGCAACAAGTTCTCTTTCAATAAGGTGATAATAGTTACTAGGCGGCTGAATTTCTAGATAATCATAAAACTCTGCAATCTTTTCTACTTCTTCTATCGGCTTTTGCATCATGCCTTCAAAAACTTCACCTTTGTCACATGCAGATCCGACTAAAATACCTTCTCGCAATTTACTGAGTCGTGAACGCGGAATACGCGGTGTTCTAAAAAAGTACGAAAGATGTGATTCTGAAACGAGTCTATATAGATTCTTCAGACCTTCTTGAGTTGCAGCCAGCAGCGTGCAGTGAAATGGCCGTGAGCGCTGGAATCCGCCTTGACCCATGTTATCGTTCAAGCGGTCATGATAGAAGATTTCTTTTTCAAACGTCTCTTTTAACAGCTTCCATAAAAGGTACCCTGTCGCTTCTGCATCATAAATCGCACGGTGATGCTGTGTAAGTTCAATGTCAAACCTTTTACAGAGCGTATTCAGTCTATGATTCTTTAACTGAGGCAGTAAGAATCTGGCAAGTTCGAGTGTATCGATCACGGGATTCTTCGCTTCACCTAAGCCTATTTTTCGCAAGCCTTCGTTTAAGAACCCCATGTCAAAGCTTGCGTTATGAGCAACAAGAATATCATCACCCATAAATGCGTGGAAATCTCGAAGTACTTCTTCAATTTCAGGCGCGTTCTCAACCATATCATCTGTGATTCCTGTTAGATTGATTGTCGTCTCTGATAAAGATTCATGAGGATTCGCAAATCTTTCAAATCGATCAATAATTTCTCCGCCTCTTACCTTCACCGCTGCCAGTTCAATAATTTTATTATAAACCGCTGATAATCCCGTAGTCTCAACGTCAAAAACAATGTATGTCTCTTCTGAAAGTTTTCTAGGCGCTTCATTGTATGCAATAGGAACACCATCATCTACCAGATTGGCTTCAAGTCCATAGAGAATTTTAATTCCGTTTTTCTTGCCCGCACTATAAGCTTCAGGAAAGGATTGCACACCAGCATGATCTGTAATAGCAACAGCAGGATGTCCCCATTTTTTGGCTTGTCCCACAAGCGAGGAAACAGAAGATACCGCGTCCATCTGACTCATCGGTGTGTGAAGATGGAGTTCTACACGTTTTTTATCTTCCTCAGCTAAGTCTTTTCTGTACTCAGGCTTGATCTCATTAATATCGTTTGCAATCATAACGAGGTCTCTGACAAAGGTATCATTTTGAATACCGCCTCGTACCTTCAACCACATGCCCTTTTGTATTCCTTGGAGAATTGGGATATCTTCTTTATCACGAGAAAATATCTTAATTAATAGTGAATCTGTGTAATCCGTAATTTTAAATGTCAGTAAAGTACGGCCGCTTCGAAGTTCTCTTGTTTCAGCATGAAACACGTAACCTTGTATCGTAATACGTCTTTCTTCATCTTGAATTGTTTGGATCGGTACCGGTTCATCCTTAATTGAGTAACCAATCATTATATCTGTTCTTGTAGCAGGACCATCTGCTTTATTAGCTGACTTTTCTTTTTCAACGAGCGCTTCCATCACTTTATTCTGATCTTCTTGTTTCCGCTGTTCTAAAAATTTCTGATAATCTTCTTCAGAATGTTTTATTTCCGTCTTCACCATTACTGAATGAAAACCGAACTGACTGTACAACTCTTTAATAACTGGAGATAGTTTTCTCTGTACTAAAGTTTCTTCTGCATCGTTTCGAACCGTTAAGCACAAAAAATTCCCATCCGCTATCGGGTCTTGAATAGAAAGCATACTAGACAGACTTGGACCTGTGGTCTCAACTAACTTTTCTTTACATAACGGCCAATAGCCAAGAAGTTCTTCTGACTGATAGCTCTCTTTCGTTTGCAGTGAAAAAGTCACTTTTGCAATATGTTGAAAGGTTTGATGAAGACTAGAACTAAACCACGCATAACCTTCTGCTGTTAGCGGACGATTGATTGCGATGGAAAAGTGCCAGCTTCGATTCGTTTTATCTATAGTGAGTTTTTCGATTGTCCCTTCCGAAAAACCGGTTTTCATCTCATCAGGAATTCCTAATTGTTCTAAAAGAAGCGACAGCCTTTCTTGTCTGATCTGCTGATCATTTCCGCTCATAAGAACCTCCTTTTAAAGGGGTTTATTAAGATTTTGATAGCTCAACTAACGTACGTTTCCATACGTTTGTACCCTTTTATTATACTATACGAATGATTGATATTACCGCGTTTTCATCACATTGATTTTTCCAGATTATCGTAAAAGTACAAAGAGAAAGGCACCTCTTGTACGAGAGGTGCCTCCTCTTTCCATTTGGCTGTTTTCGCAAACGATGTTGCTTTTGGGAGTAAATGATTTCCGTTCCAGGCTGCTCGCTTTCCGCGGGGCAGGCGGTGAGCCACATTTAGACGTTTCACTCTTAAGTGTCTCACCTGCCCGCCTGTCCCGCAGGAGTCTCGCACCTTGCACTACAATCATTAATCATAGAAGACAACATTCGAAAACAACAATCCTTTAGAAAATATCGTTTTATTATTTTCGTAATTGGTAGAAATTTAGAATTAAATGGTTTAAATGCTTCTTTGCAAGTTGATTGGAGTGTAAGATGCGAGACTCCTCGAAAATTGCACTTCAAATTTTCTTCGTGCGATGTCTCGCTGCCGAAGACTTCCTTGTCCTACGGGACGAGCGGTCAGGTGGAGACTCCTAATGGCGCAAAGCCGCAGGAGGCTCACCGTACGCCCCGTGGAAAGCGAGCATCTGAAACGGAAATTACCCACTTACAAGTACAACAAAGATTTTCGAAAAATGCTATTAATTCTTAAGTTTATCCCACTCTTGTTTAATAAAACTGCTAAGTTCTGAAACAGGTACTTCAAAAGATTCTCCGCTCTTACGGATCTTTACTTCAACAATACCTTCAGAAGCTCGTTTACCTACCATAACACGAATCGGCAATCCAATTAAGTCACTGTCAGCAAATTTAACACCTGCGCGCTCAGGACGGTCATCATACAAGCAATCGAATCCATCGTTCTTTATCAGGTTGTACAGTTCATCAGAAAGTGCTGCTTGTTCGGCATTCTTGCTGTTTACAGCAATCAAGTGAATATCGAATGGAGTTAAAGATAACGGCCAGATTAAGCCTTTATCATCGTTATTCTCTTCAGCAACTGCTGCTAGTGTACGAGAAACACCAATTCCGTAGCAACCCATTGACATAATTTGGTTCTTTCCGTTTTCATCTAAGT is from Fictibacillus sp. b24 and encodes:
- the rimP gene encoding ribosome maturation factor RimP gives rise to the protein MSQKITELTSELVTPIVEKLGLELVDVEFVKEGKNWFLRVYIDSTSGVDIEECGTVSEQLSEKLDELDPIEQPYFLEVSSPGVERPLKKPEDVKNAIGKNVNIKLYEPINGEKVYEGLLKDFDGETLFMEIRVKTQVKKVELPYTKVANARLAVVF
- a CDS encoding PolC-type DNA polymerase III, whose amino-acid sequence is MSGNDQQIRQERLSLLLEQLGIPDEMKTGFSEGTIEKLTIDKTNRSWHFSIAINRPLTAEGYAWFSSSLHQTFQHIAKVTFSLQTKESYQSEELLGYWPLCKEKLVETTGPSLSSMLSIQDPIADGNFLCLTVRNDAEETLVQRKLSPVIKELYSQFGFHSVMVKTEIKHSEEDYQKFLEQRKQEDQNKVMEALVEKEKSANKADGPATRTDIMIGYSIKDEPVPIQTIQDEERRITIQGYVFHAETRELRSGRTLLTFKITDYTDSLLIKIFSRDKEDIPILQGIQKGMWLKVRGGIQNDTFVRDLVMIANDINEIKPEYRKDLAEEDKKRVELHLHTPMSQMDAVSSVSSLVGQAKKWGHPAVAITDHAGVQSFPEAYSAGKKNGIKILYGLEANLVDDGVPIAYNEAPRKLSEETYIVFDVETTGLSAVYNKIIELAAVKVRGGEIIDRFERFANPHESLSETTINLTGITDDMVENAPEIEEVLRDFHAFMGDDILVAHNASFDMGFLNEGLRKIGLGEAKNPVIDTLELARFLLPQLKNHRLNTLCKRFDIELTQHHRAIYDAEATGYLLWKLLKETFEKEIFYHDRLNDNMGQGGFQRSRPFHCTLLAATQEGLKNLYRLVSESHLSYFFRTPRIPRSRLSKLREGILVGSACDKGEVFEGMMQKPIEEVEKIAEFYDYLEIQPPSNYYHLIERELVADEMNLRDILSNIVQLGEKLNKPVVATGNVHYLNPEDAIYRKILISSQGGANPLNRQTLPEVHFRTTDEMIDLFSFLGEEKAEKVVCENTRYIADSIEEIKPIPDDLYTPKIEGADDEVRSMSYDRARSIYGENLPEIVEKRLEKELKSIIGHGFAVIYLISHKLVKKSLIDGYLVGSRGSVGSSFVATMTEITEVNPLPPHYVCPNCKESHFFNDGTVGSGYDLPDKECPECNVLYIKDGQDIPFETFLGFKGDKVPDIDLNFSGEYQPRAHNYTKELFGEEYVYRAGTIGTVAEKTAYGYVKGYAGDHNLTIRSAEVDRLVSGCTGVKRTTGQHPGGIIVVPDYMDIYDFCPVQFPADDSSSEWKTTHFDFHSIHDNLLKLDILGHDDPTVIRMLQDLSGIDPKTIPASDPEVMKIFSGPEVLGVTDEQIMCKTGTLGIPEFGTKFVRQMLEETKPSTFSELVQISGLSHGTDVWLNNANELIANGTCVLKDVIGCRDDIMVYLIYKGLDPSLAFKIMESVRKGKGLPDEWIDEMKQNDVPDWYIGSCLKIKYMFPKAHAAAYVLMAVRIAYFKVHYPIWFYAAYFTVRADDFDVESMIRGSKALRTKIEDISAKGLDASTKEKNLQTVLELALEMCERGLSFQKIDLYRSSATDFLVEGDTLIPPFNSIAGLGTNAALNIVKAREQGEFLSKEDLQQRAKLSKTIIEYLDDQGCLEGLPDANQLSLF